A segment of the Lycium ferocissimum isolate CSIRO_LF1 chromosome 5, AGI_CSIRO_Lferr_CH_V1, whole genome shotgun sequence genome:
ACGTATTGTTGGTTGTAATATATGTGTTTGTTGAAGTAGCTTaatgttttatgttttttagTAGTTTGGTGAATTGTTGGCAGCTATTTGAGCTGGTTTTAGttgaatataaaattattttcgtcTTAACGTATGGGGATCCTACTGAATAGCAAATGGATCCTCattaattttttgtaaaataccgaccttatgattttattgggtTTTCGCAAAATGTTccaagaaattgaaaaaaataaaaattactgacctcatgaggtcggttttatGCATAATATTCCGCAGGAAAATTGtaaattaccgacctcacgaggtcgatTTTTCCGCAAAATATTCCTCATCCACCACTCCAGCTAAATCGCAAATTACCGAATGGTGTGTGATGAAATTATGGTCGGTTTTCCGCAAAATTATCTAGAAATTCTAGTTAATTACCGACATGCGAGGTCGGTTTTTCggaaaaaatttcccaaaaattacaaattaccgacctcatgaggtcgggtCTCtgcaaatattttggaaaaattataaaatatcgATCTCACGACGACGGAAATCTAAagcaatatatcatatattcatataaattaCCGACCTCACAAGGTCGGTAAActcatatcattatattattaatataatttaccgACCTAATGAGGTcggtattttatttaattaataccCGACTAAAAACATTACCGACCATACGAGGTGGAGTAATAATTCCGACCCAATTTTGAGGTCGGTTTTGAGGTCGTTTTTTGcccaaaaccgacctcatgaggtcggaaaTTGCCATTTTTTTTGGTCGGAAAATCCTGTTTTTAGTAGTGTTATAAACGCTATGAATTTGATGATGAGTTCATAAcagataaattttaaaatcatgACTCTAGTTTTGCTTATAACAAATTATGTATATGGtgtctgggagtgctcctttatttagaaaatttataCGCCTTTGAAAAATTTCATGCTAAATTAGACATTAGAAAATTTGTAACGGTTTCAGATGTAGACAAAAAATCTCGAGTTTTAGCATaagaatgaaatttttattgattttatatgtgtgatattTCGTTTGTATACGTTATGGGAAACATTTAAATATCTATTTTATTGTTGAATTGTAATTCACCTAAAAATGTTAGATGAGTGATGACAATTGATAGGTCATGTGTAAGCCATGAAACACATCTGCTCTGTAGTTATGATTTATGAACTGTGAAAGTGTGGGCTCTTTCACTACTCACCCTCATTCAATTTagagaaaagggtcaaaaatgtccCTCTATTTTAGAAAAAGGGTTAGAAATATCTTCCGTTATAAATTtgagtcaaaaatacccttacaATTATTAAAGTATTCAAATATACCTctgttttaacaaaaatgcGCAAATCCTCAAAAATAAtccgatttcattttttaaatccgCTCCATTTAaatccgacccaactaaataaaaaactcaTATGAGTTACCCCTCCAAATTTTAATGGCTTCACTCTGGTGGCTTGAGATATACCAATTAGTTTTCAGCCAATAGGAGAATGTGCAACCAACAAGTGAAAGGATGAAGGTAGACCCAATTAGTTTTCAGCCAATAGGAGAATGTGCAACCAACAAGTGAAAGGATGAAGGTAGACCGAAATTGTGATGTGTTGATGACAACAAGCGTCACACCACAACAGTAATAATTTTCCCAGTCAGGTCATTCACGTAAACTGCTGAAATAGGAGCGGGTAAtccatataaattttttatttagttgaatcgggttattaaaaataaatcgATTATGTGTCATTCACGCGTGTAATGGAATTTCATtaagataggggtatatttgaaaactttaatgacgggtggggtattttttacccaaatccGTGATGacgatatttttagccctttccCAAAGTAAAGTGTCATTTTTGACCCCTTTCCCTTCAATTTATGtatcttcttatttatttattttaaaaatatcattttttatatttaatagtAGTTTGTTAatttcaatatataaatacttttaaaattaaaattcattttttaatatatcataCACACTTTTATCAAGAAAACAAATCTTACAAGTTATAagttataattttcttaaaatgtcatatctaattaaattaatacatataaaatgaaatatgGCGTATTTATCTTTGTTGTTATCTACTGAAAGAAAGTCCAAAAGGAACAGAGTTACGGCAAAACGGACCATCCAAAGAAGCTGTCATTTTTTCtctataataataaataaactaaatacCCAATAGTTCCTAATCTAATTTTCATTTCTCTTCATCTCTCGAGTCATATCTTCTATTTTCTGCAGACTCAGTAAAATAATACTCTTAACATCTttccaaagaaaaaagaaaagtcttACCCTGTTTTAGCTCTCCTTTAATTTCCCCCAGGCTCACGATCTTTGAGTTTGGGTTTTGttcttttgattaattaatggACTCCGCTTAGACCATCAGGTACAAATAATCCatttccatttatttttctcctGTAAATTCTATTGGCTGAAACTGTGATAAGTATTAAAAACACAGGTTGATAAATTGGGAAATGACAGGACTGATCTTTTTTCTGTTTTGCTTTTTCACAGGACCCGAATTGGGAAAAAAGGGGTTAAAGAAGAAGCAGCAAAAAAAGGAACAGTCTTGGGTACTGTGAAGGCACAATCATGGCCGTGGATGAGAATGGTTCCTTAAATCGGACGGATGACAGTGTAAAGAATAATTCTGCTGTGGTCGATCATCAGCCAAATCAAAATGGTCTGCCACGGTCAACGACACCCAttgatcaaaatattcaaatggaTGTTTTTCAACAGCATAAGCAAAGCATCAACGGCAACGGAGTGATGGGTCATCAGCATAATTTTAAGGAAATGAAGGGTGTTGATTTGAGAAGAAATGGAAGTGAGGAAGGGTTTAAGATGAGGGATTTGGAGGAAATGTTCACCAAATTGAACCCTATGGCTGAAGAGTTTGTGCCTCCTTCACTCTCTAGCAATCATGGAGTTGTGCCATTCTCTCCTGGTGGAGAACAATTTGGGTTTGATGCTTTCAATTATGTAATGCAGGCTGGATTCGGTGATGGAAATTTCAACAGAAGGGTATCTATCtctttacttcttctttttcctagTATATCATGTTTTTCACTTacggtgtgtttggtatgaaggaaaatattttccatggaaaatgttttcttggaaaacaagtgGGTTTCTGACTTAGCttttggtaagttagtaaaaaaaGGACTATCCCAAGAGCATGTATATGTAATCTAGAAAAACACTAGGGGGGTAGAATAGGGTGAGAAGTTGGGGTTCGGGGGTGGCGAGGGGTAAGATGgtgaagggggggggggggtggaggcCGTTGGTGGGTGAGGAGGAGACAATGAACTTGGAATATCACctatggaacttgttttccctacttccataaggaagtcattttcctcatttttgaGGAACTTGTTTCCTCTTGAAAATGTTTCCTAAAATATTTTGGCCAACCAAACACAGGAAAATtgaccaaacacacccttagtaGCTACTGGAAAGCAGTGCATATGCAAATGTTAGGTTCTTCAGTTTACTGTTTGTTCCTCTTATGGGTTGCCGTATGTATGTTAAATCGAAATCGATCACATGTAGTAGGAAATTTCATAGATGGTATCAGGCAAGAACATATATGGAGGAGTATATAGTTATTGAGGTCTAAAAAGGAGAAAGGTTCGATGTCTCTCTCTGTCCCTGTTTTCTGGAATGACAAGTCTATGTCGTCACCCTTTGTTAACTTGTTTGTACTGGATCACTGTCATTGAGTCGTGGCTAACAATTCGGGTTAAAATGCACTGGCAGAAGAGAAATGGCAATGGTCTTGGTAGGAGGCGGACGAATGTTCGGACAAGCATGGCCCAACGAGAAGAGGTTATAAGGAGAACAGTTTATGTGTCTGACATTGATCATCAGGTACTAAACAGAGGGGTACTCAGGCTACTTGTTCATTATTTATTGGGtaccatcatttttttttctttttccgtgGGGACTTATTGTTCTTATTTTGTGTAGGTGACTGAAGAGCAACTTGCTACACTCTTTCTTACTTGTGGGCAGGTGAATATGTTTCCCGTTCGGTCATGCTTCCGCATTCATCATTTACAGCACTTTTTGTTGCCATAATCTGACTAACCTTGATGTGCTGAAGGTGGTTGATTGTCGCATATGTGGAGACCCCAATTCTGTACTCCGCTTTGCTTTTATTGAATTTACTGATGAAGGTATGTTGAACCATAATCTTTCGTTTGacagtttttatttttggttaaagTTCTTGTGGCTAACCGTGGCATTGTCTCATGTATGGTCTGCAGAAGGTGCAAGGAATGCTCTGAGTCTTGCAGGAACTATGCTAGGGTTTTACCCTGTGAAAGTTCTTCCCTCCAAAACTGCAATTGCACCAGTTAATCCAACATTTCTTCCGAGGGTGAGAAATTATGTACATTTTTGGTATTTCctttttgcaaaaattttgTAGAGGGCGATGAAGGGATACCTCTGTGTTGctaatactaaatttttttacCTTCGGCGCTGATATGTAGTCTGAAGATGAACGGGAGATGTGTGCAAGAACTATATACTGTACAAACATTGATAAAAAGGTAATTTTGGGTTTGTAATCCCTGTTTCACATGGTTGAAGAGCATCTATGGAAATAATGCTTTATGACTTGTCCATTTGTATGAAATAGGTTACTCAAGCAGATGTCAAGCTCTTTTTCGAATACTTTTGTGGAGAGGTTTGTAGCTTCTCACCTGACTTGTCTGAAATTGCTTGTCCTAGTTAAGGTCCTTACTCTTGCAGTTTTCTTCTCTAACGCAGGTGAGGCGCTTGAGGTTGCTTGGTGACTATCATCATTCCACTCGCATAGGTTTTGTCGAGTTTGTTATGGTAACTCTCATGAGCTTTTCTTGGTTTTGCCGTCTGATATATCATACTGCTCTGGGCTTTTGCTTCTTTCTAGTCTTAAGAACTAGTAGAACCTCCAACTTaccagttttcaaaaaaaaaaaaaaaaaaaaactagtagaACCTCCATTCAGAATGCGTGTTGTCTTTCACTATCCATGCTCCGagtttaacattttcatgattACTGATTTGAGTGAGTGGTAAAACATCAGTTTTGTCCCTTCTTGAATTTCATGTGGCCGAAGTAAGTTCTTGGTAGTAGTTTGGCCACTTATGTGAATTTTAGATAATGTTGACATAAACTGAATTTTGATTCAATATTTTTCTCCCCTTGCTTGCTGGAGTGCCAGTCAAAGCTTATGTTGTTATCTATCCTTGTCACCAGAAACTAATCCTAATATTCTTAACTAGATAACATGAGCCATGTGGAGCATTACTTTCTCTCTGGTAATAATCTTCAGAGGCGGACCTACCATATAGGGAGAGGGGGGCTTAAAGGCACCTGTTAACCTCAAAAAAAGTCTCCTGAagtacgcatatatatatatttttttgattaagcaccgggtgtccgagtctctttgagccccGACTAATCCCGGGGGTGCACAGGCCCTCGGCAAGGAGTTTCCCGCAAGTGCACCACGGGTAATTCAGGGTTTCCCAGTACGCATATATATTTTACTAGGCACCTATTACACAAACGTTAGAAGGGGTCACTGCTCGATGGGGCTCCTTAGGTTTGCCCTTAGGTTCAATGACTTGGTTTGATTCCTAGCTATagcatacctttttttttttttttttttgtgtgtgtgtgtgtgtgttgtacaGCTTTTTTGAGCATACcatattattactttttgttgatttttctttctttagttTTCCCCCTTTTCTTTAGCTACCAGATTCTATTTAAGAAGGTACCATATTTCAATGTATAAATATAATCATCTGCTTGTGCTGGAAACCAAAATATGGGTGTTACATCAATAAACTAGAAGTGCAGTCCTTGTTCTGGTTCTTCTTAGAAGGAACCTAAAACTTCTAAAATTGAATCAAGGTCATTCATATATTACAATTCACACCAAAAACTAAAAAGGAGAATACAACTcattttgatatttgtataaGACTGTATCTTAAAAGAGTCTTGAGTTCCTTTCCTTCCATATTGTCCACCAAATGGTTGTTCGGACAAGTGGTAAAGTTCCCCCCATTCCAACTTGACAAGAGTTCCGAAGTTCTTCCCAGCATTGCCACCTAATAACCCCTGAGGCCGATGAACAAATCCCATAGTTGGCTGGTCACTTTACAATGTTGAAACAAGTGGTTGATTGTCTCAACATCTTGCCCACACAAATGACATGAGCAAATTTTTATTCCCCTCTTCCTTAAGTTTTCCTGAGTAAGGACAACTTCTCTAGCTACCAACCAAGTAAGCAATCCACTTTATATTGTACCTCTACTTTCCATATATGCTTCCAATGCCATAGACTGATTTTGGATCGACCTGGTTTAAATCTTTATATGCTGAGCTGACTGTATGCATTATATGCTGAGCTGACTGTATGCATTCCACTGCTATGCTTTTGCCAGCTAAGTGTATCTTCCCCTCTTGTGGTCCTTTGCATTGCTCcagggttttaaaaaaatcagaaactgtattatttttcttgctttttctttctttaccccCACCtccaccccctttttttttttttttattaaatccCTTCCTCAAAAAGTCCCAAACCCACTTCTCCGTCCATGATAGAAATCAGAAACTAAGAAACTCTTTCTCCAGTTTCAAACTGGATCGGCCTATGATAGTGTTTACTATAGTTGAAACGTTGTAAGAAAGGTCCATCATTTGCTGGTCAGTTCAAACTGTGAATATTAATGTGCTTGTGTTTATTTTTCAATAGCTAATGTGCATGCTTTTTATTGGATGCTTTGTTGTCAGAGTAGTTGAGTGCATGACAAATATAGGATATGGTACCCACTCGCTGTTCAGTAAATCTTTGAGGTATTTAGTTGTGTAGATTGAGTTGCTGGAAGGAGAGGGGTCCTTTGGTCAGTCGCATAAAAAACAACCCCAATACAAAAATCCGCATAACTAGTacatataaagtataaaataaataaagctcTGCATTGCGAATGTAATCCTTGCATAACTAATACAATGTTTGGTTTCTAGTGTAAAAATCATAATTGATTTAATGTTTGATTTTAAGTATTAAATTCAGCATTACTACTACTGACGTAACTTTGGAGGGATtcaatgtattattttatgtggGATAGAGTGTGGAACAGAAATTAGTTTATTAGCAATATCTCTATAAGAATATCTACAGAATGCCTTTAAAGTTAGGTAAATCCTATGTACTATCATTTACCATATAGTAATAATTTTTACATAGTACTGACtggataataatatttttagaaGTTATTGACTACAATCTTTACATTATTATCCACTACATAACAATCTTTACATTATTATCCACTACATAACAATCATTGTATTACAATTCTTGCGTAACTAATGTGTGAGCAAAGGATCCCTTTATTCCTTAACTAGGATGAATATGGGATCTTCTTGTCTTTCTATGTTTTAGTTATCGAGGATACATATGGAAGGTCTTAGAATCACTAGATCTGGCTAAACTGgatgtttgttttaaaaataaaaattggattACTTTATGGAAGAAACCCGGCGATACTAAGCAAAGTAGTCACTTATGAAATGGTCCTAGACAGCCGGAAAACAGAAGTTTCCCGTGTTGTCGTATTGATCAGTTCAACATGCATGTGGTATATTTGGGAGCTAATGAGTATATGCCAGTAGATTATTAGCAATTCACAATAATGCGGGTAAATAAATTTGCAATCTCGGTGTTTTTGGGGCTGTCCAGCTCGGTCTGTTCTGCATCTCCAAGTGAGCAACGTTTGAGCTGTTGCtttcatggatatatatacatttgtGGCTCtttcatggatatatatacgtTTGTGGCTGTTGCTTTGATAGGAACCCTTACTGCTTTTACTATGTGGATTCTGTACTTCTTGATCACTTAAATGAAGCTGGAAGAGAAGTGCTTTATACTCTTGATACTGCTATGGGAAGATACTATTGTAATAACTAGATCAGCTTTACCATCCAAGCAATCTTCACATTGGAGAAAAGTACTACGTACTACTTTAGTACCGTCGTGAAATCTGGTTCCCATGACAACGTAACTTCAATATACTTGCATCAGGATATCTGAAATTTTTTCTGTTCTTCAGTTGCTTTCGACTAGCATGCTATCTCTTCATCCACAACATTCGTTGAGTATGGATATAGGAAAACATAAAAAGCTTCTATTAGTGTCTTTGGTGGAGGTTCTAGAATTGAACTTCCTCACAGCACTCTCTCTAGGTTTCGGTTGCAATTTGCATCAGTTCTCCTTCATGCACTGCTTCTATTTCGCTACTACCCCTGCTGATTCATATTTTTTGCCAGTGCTGTAAGTCAAATAGGAGATTTCTATAGTGTTGCCCTTTCTGTTTTTGGATAGGAGAATGCCACACTTCTGTTGGCCTCCTCCTTCTGATTGGTTGTAGGTGAATTTTTTTCAAGGAGGACACTTCCAGACAATAACAAACTTTGTTGGTGTTAGACTTAATCTTTGTCTTGACCTATTCTCTGTTGTCttcataaaattttgaattcctCCATTGTGCCGattgttatttttgttttccTAAATTTAGCACGTAGCGTTCCATGGCTATGCTGTTTAATTTAGTTTGATGATGAATTCTCTAATTATTGCAGGCTGAGAGTGCCATTGCTGCACTGAACTGCAGTGGTGCTATACTGGGATCACTCCCTATAAGGTTGCTCTCTGATTCCAGTAAACTTCCTGCTGATGCTTCTTCTCTATTTTATTGACATTTCCATTAATCTTAAAAACTTTTTCCATACTGCAGAGTAAGCCCATCAAAGACTCCTGTCCGACCACGTGCTCCTCGCTCGCCGGGGCAGTGAGAAATCACTTTGCATTCCTCATCTGATCTTATATATCTAAATACATACGTAGATATAGCTACCATCGAGTACCTCCTGGaattttcttttagtttattcGTGTTACAGTTTGGCATCCCTCACCAACAGGATACTTGTTCCTATGCTTGTACTGTTGGCTGTTTTGTGAGTGCTTATGGTGATGTAATTTAAGTTTGATATATTATGTTTCTCTAGGCAATGCCTCGAGTACCCATATTGACTGATGTTCTAACGGTGACATTGATCCTATGAGTTCCTCGATATTCTGCTACCCCATTGGTTTGTGATTCTGTGTCTGAATGTACACGATTCATCTTGTCGTCGTCTAATATTTAGTCA
Coding sequences within it:
- the LOC132056334 gene encoding polyadenylate-binding protein-interacting protein 11-like — protein: MAVDENGSLNRTDDSVKNNSAVVDHQPNQNGLPRSTTPIDQNIQMDVFQQHKQSINGNGVMGHQHNFKEMKGVDLRRNGSEEGFKMRDLEEMFTKLNPMAEEFVPPSLSSNHGVVPFSPGGEQFGFDAFNYVMQAGFGDGNFNRRKRNGNGLGRRRTNVRTSMAQREEVIRRTVYVSDIDHQVTEEQLATLFLTCGQVVDCRICGDPNSVLRFAFIEFTDEEGARNALSLAGTMLGFYPVKVLPSKTAIAPVNPTFLPRSEDEREMCARTIYCTNIDKKVTQADVKLFFEYFCGEVRRLRLLGDYHHSTRIGFVEFVMAESAIAALNCSGAILGSLPIRVSPSKTPVRPRAPRSPGQ